GTATTATTCGCCGTCTTCTTGTTTGCGGGCTTATTCTTACCCCTTTTATTAAATTATGGACTATTGGAATTATTCGGTACATTATTAACTAAAATCATGCGTCCTCTATTCCGATTACCTGGTCGTTCTTCGATAGATTCCCTTGCTTCCTGGCTTGGCGACGGAACTATTGGAGTTCTGCTTACCAGTAAACAATACGAAGAAGGCTATTACACGAAAAGGGAAGCAGCCGTTATTGGTACCACATTCTCTGTTGTTTCCATTACCTTCAGCCTGGTGGTCATCGAACAAGTCGGTTTAGCTGATATGTTCATTCCTTTTTACTTAACGGTTGCACTAGCTGGTTTCATTGCGGCCCTAATTATGCCGAGAATTCCACCTCTGTCGCGCAAAATGAATACCTATGTGACGGAGGAAGCAGATGACAACAGTGAAGAAGTGCCTGATGAGCACAACATTTTCACCTACGGATATGTTCAAGCTGTTAAGCGTGGAAGTAAAGCTAAAGGAGTAACCGACTTCTTTAAACAGGGCGGACAAAACATTCTGGATATGTGGATGGGTGTAGCTCCCATCGTAATGGCGCTCGGAACGATCGCTCTTGTGATTGCGGAATTCACTCCTTTCTTTACATGGCTTGGAATGCCTTTTATTCCGTTATTGGAACTTATGCAGATTCCGTCAGCTCAAGCAGCTTCTGAAACTATTCTTGTAGGCTTTGCTGATATGTTCTTACCTGCTATTATCGGAGCTTCCATTGAAAGCGAAATGACCCGATTTATTATTGCTTGTCTATCGGTCACTCAGTTAATTTATATGTCTGAAGTCGGCGGGCTTCTATTAGGTTCAAAAGTGCCCGTGAACTTAACAGATCTGTTCATCATTTTTCTAGAGCGCACGATTATAACACTTCCTATTATTACCCTTGTCGCTCATCTTCTTTTCTAATTAAATTGGTCTCCCAATAGATAAACAAAAGTCTCAGAGTACATAATAATACTCTGAGACTTTTTCAGCTTGATCAGCTATTGTTATTGAGGCTGCGGTTTTCTTAATTTCTTAATAACTGCCTGGGCTGTACTCAAACTGGAACGCGGGTTCTGACCCGTGATAAAGTGTTCATCAACTTCTACATGATCTTTATCAGGATTGTCCCCTTCAAAGCCTGCTCCTTCTGCTTGCAGCTTCTCTTCAATAGTAAATGGCAGCAGACCCTCAATTCCTGTTTCCTTTTCCTCTGCGTCTGTAAATCCAGTCATGGTTCTACCTTTAACAATC
The Halobacillus halophilus DSM 2266 DNA segment above includes these coding regions:
- a CDS encoding YjiH family protein encodes the protein MKARNFKPSSHLLFIIPSLIGIFLFMYPIVDIEDGAVTIPIAVLATWLQELLGSYLSLIMMIIISITAIATVLAKIAGPNSLDKYPFFKSLFHVPPVWVVTRVLGMIFAIMVYFQIGPQAIISENTGGLLLDSLLHVLFAVFLFAGLFLPLLLNYGLLELFGTLLTKIMRPLFRLPGRSSIDSLASWLGDGTIGVLLTSKQYEEGYYTKREAAVIGTTFSVVSITFSLVVIEQVGLADMFIPFYLTVALAGFIAALIMPRIPPLSRKMNTYVTEEADDNSEEVPDEHNIFTYGYVQAVKRGSKAKGVTDFFKQGGQNILDMWMGVAPIVMALGTIALVIAEFTPFFTWLGMPFIPLLELMQIPSAQAASETILVGFADMFLPAIIGASIESEMTRFIIACLSVTQLIYMSEVGGLLLGSKVPVNLTDLFIIFLERTIITLPIITLVAHLLF